Proteins encoded in a region of the candidate division WOR-3 bacterium genome:
- a CDS encoding YbhB/YbcL family Raf kinase inhibitor-like protein, with translation MNLNFCRSLAGCWILSAMCCLLLAVCGGRSGTGAPTQTSQPSTIPVPSTSMTLTSPAFTNGQTIPVRHTGDGENLSPELNWTDVPENTQSFALICSDPDAPGGTFIHWVIYNIPGTARTLPEGLPQNPVVLENAEQVRNDFGHFGYDGPKPPPGKPHRYFYRLYALDRRITSANGAVNAELLLNWMAGHVLATAELVGLYQR, from the coding sequence ATGAATCTGAATTTCTGCCGCTCGCTCGCCGGCTGCTGGATACTGAGCGCCATGTGCTGTCTGCTTCTGGCCGTCTGCGGCGGCCGGTCTGGGACCGGTGCGCCGACCCAGACTTCGCAGCCTAGTACGATACCAGTACCAAGCACCAGCATGACGCTCACAAGCCCGGCGTTCACCAACGGCCAGACCATCCCGGTACGCCATACCGGCGACGGTGAGAACCTGTCACCCGAGCTCAACTGGACCGACGTACCCGAAAATACCCAGAGTTTCGCCCTCATTTGTTCAGACCCGGACGCGCCGGGGGGAACCTTCATCCACTGGGTCATCTACAATATTCCCGGCACTGCCCGAACTCTGCCCGAGGGCTTGCCACAAAACCCCGTCGTGCTCGAAAACGCAGAACAAGTCCGCAACGATTTCGGCCACTTCGGTTACGACGGCCCGAAACCACCACCAGGGAAGCCACACCGCTACTTCTACAGACTCTACGCCTTGGACAGGCGGATTACGTCCGCTAACGGCGCGGTCAATGCAGAGCTTCTACTGAATTGGATGGCCGGCCATGTGCTGGCAACTGCGGAATTAGTGGGACTTTATCAGCGCTGA
- a CDS encoding CPBP family intramembrane glutamic endopeptidase, giving the protein MASGASRINVREILLFLAVAFGPCWLLAGAFRLTGLAWGSLPSQMLGVVYMFGPLLAVVVVQKWVRQEPVFEPMGVTFEFNRWWLVAWLAPVAAVMATLGVSLFLPGVRFSPEMAGVFERIQRLVPPERLEQMKAGMRLLPVHPFWFLLGAGLAAGPTSNALVGFGEEVGWRGFLQRELAPLGFWRSSFLIGAMWGIWHAPLVLQGHNYPQHPALGAGMMTVWCMLMSPLFAFVRLKAKSVIPAAIMHGTINAVAGLAFGAVEGGNDLMVGLSGLSGFIVLAVANLLLLAARPGRAEAG; this is encoded by the coding sequence ATGGCCAGCGGTGCGAGCAGAATCAACGTCAGGGAGATTCTCCTGTTCTTGGCCGTCGCGTTCGGGCCGTGCTGGCTTCTGGCCGGAGCGTTCCGGCTCACCGGGCTAGCGTGGGGCAGCCTGCCTTCGCAGATGCTTGGTGTTGTCTACATGTTCGGGCCGTTGCTTGCGGTGGTCGTGGTGCAGAAATGGGTCAGGCAAGAGCCGGTATTCGAGCCGATGGGCGTGACGTTCGAGTTCAACCGCTGGTGGCTGGTGGCGTGGCTTGCACCGGTGGCCGCGGTTATGGCCACGCTGGGAGTGAGTCTGTTTCTGCCCGGAGTAAGGTTCTCCCCGGAGATGGCAGGTGTATTTGAACGTATCCAGCGACTGGTGCCACCCGAACGGTTGGAACAGATGAAGGCTGGGATGAGGCTGTTGCCAGTGCATCCGTTCTGGTTTCTGCTCGGGGCCGGGCTTGCGGCCGGCCCGACTAGCAACGCTCTGGTTGGGTTCGGCGAGGAGGTGGGCTGGCGCGGATTTCTGCAGCGTGAATTGGCGCCGCTCGGGTTCTGGAGGTCGTCGTTTCTCATCGGTGCAATGTGGGGTATCTGGCACGCACCGCTCGTGTTACAGGGACACAACTACCCTCAGCATCCGGCCCTGGGCGCCGGGATGATGACCGTCTGGTGCATGTTGATGTCTCCCTTGTTTGCCTTTGTCCGGCTGAAGGCGAAGTCGGTAATCCCGGCGGCGATAATGCACGGCACCATCAACGCAGTCGCCGGGCTGGCCTTCGGAGCGGTCGAGGGCGGGAACGACCTTATGGTCGGGTTATCCGGGTTGTCTGGGTTCATCGTGCTGGCCGTCGCCAACCTGTTGTTGCTGGCGGCGAGACCAGGAAGAGCAGAAGCGGGCTAG
- a CDS encoding sodium/solute symporter (Members of the Solute:Sodium Symporter (SSS), TC 2.A.21 as described in tcdb.org, catalyze solute:Na+ symport. Known solutes for members of the family include sugars, amino acids, nucleosides, inositols, vitamins, urea or anions, depending on the system.), with protein MSSAAIHILVLAAYLATLFVIGLVSRRRARSAAGFYLGERSIGAWVTAFSFVAAYYSSVVIIGGGGFGYKFGLATLWIGATNVVVGTLLAWIVLGARTRQMTGRLNAITMPEFFARRFSSPAARLISAVVVSVFLVIYSVSVVQGMGNAFEVLVGVRYVWGVLASALIIIVYVALGGYVAVVWTGFLQGVIMIFGLVLLTVLTLTRVGGLSQGFSQLAAFDSGRYVTTPGIWGWPGLVSYALIVSFGVWGMPQLITRFYSIKRARVLRLGTVLATAGGTIALLPYFNGALTRVLFPTLTAPDKAIPMLVQAVMPPLASAIFLAAVIAAGMSTFAAVLFVTVSSLVKDVVRDSFGARLEPRCEVALSRLVSVVIGLAAVGVALNPPAMILIITGFAWAVIASTTLWPYLLGLYWRRLNSAGVLAAMVSGSVTALVWMALKNPLKIHGFVPGLIVSLIVILLVTLLGPAPDPAVVRQAFGDIPNPGN; from the coding sequence ATGAGTTCAGCTGCGATTCATATCCTTGTCCTCGCCGCTTACCTCGCCACACTGTTTGTCATCGGCCTTGTCTCCCGCAGGCGGGCCAGGTCAGCCGCCGGGTTCTATCTGGGCGAACGCTCCATCGGCGCCTGGGTCACGGCCTTTTCCTTTGTCGCCGCATACTACAGTTCCGTTGTCATCATTGGCGGTGGCGGGTTCGGATACAAATTCGGCCTGGCTACTCTTTGGATTGGCGCAACCAACGTCGTGGTCGGCACACTCCTTGCCTGGATAGTGCTCGGCGCGCGCACGCGGCAGATGACTGGCCGTCTCAACGCCATCACGATGCCCGAGTTCTTCGCCCGCCGCTTCTCCTCCCCGGCCGCGCGGCTCATTTCGGCCGTGGTCGTGTCAGTGTTCCTTGTCATCTACAGCGTGTCGGTTGTCCAAGGAATGGGCAACGCCTTCGAGGTGCTGGTTGGCGTGCGTTATGTCTGGGGCGTACTGGCCTCCGCACTCATCATCATCGTCTACGTCGCCTTAGGCGGGTATGTTGCGGTCGTCTGGACCGGATTTCTGCAAGGCGTCATAATGATATTCGGACTCGTATTGCTGACTGTCCTGACATTGACAAGAGTCGGCGGCCTGTCGCAGGGATTCTCCCAGCTGGCCGCGTTCGACTCCGGCCGCTACGTCACTACCCCGGGTATCTGGGGTTGGCCCGGGCTTGTCTCCTATGCGCTCATCGTCAGCTTCGGAGTATGGGGAATGCCCCAGCTCATCACCCGGTTCTACTCGATCAAGCGGGCCCGGGTGCTCAGGTTAGGCACCGTGCTTGCCACCGCGGGTGGGACCATTGCGCTCCTGCCCTACTTCAACGGTGCGCTGACCCGCGTCCTGTTTCCGACTCTCACGGCTCCAGACAAGGCAATACCAATGCTGGTTCAGGCTGTGATGCCGCCTCTGGCTTCAGCCATATTCCTGGCCGCGGTCATCGCCGCGGGCATGTCCACCTTTGCCGCGGTACTTTTTGTCACAGTCAGCTCACTCGTGAAAGACGTCGTGCGCGACAGCTTCGGCGCTCGCCTGGAGCCCAGATGCGAGGTTGCGCTGTCCCGCCTAGTATCGGTCGTCATCGGGCTGGCTGCGGTCGGAGTCGCGCTCAACCCCCCAGCGATGATACTCATCATCACCGGCTTTGCCTGGGCCGTGATTGCCTCCACCACGCTCTGGCCGTACTTGCTCGGCCTGTACTGGCGTCGCTTGAACTCAGCGGGAGTGTTAGCCGCAATGGTCTCGGGTTCAGTCACCGCACTTGTCTGGATGGCGCTCAAGAATCCGCTCAAGATTCACGGCTTCGTGCCCGGGCTGATTGTAAGCCTTATCGTAATCCTCCTCGTCACCCTGCTTGGGCCTGCACCCGACCCGGCCGTGGTCCGCCAGGCCTTCGGCGACATACCGAATCCCGGCAACTAG
- a CDS encoding DUF4190 domain-containing protein, whose translation MVPDPLAGRRAGAAGKGLAIASLVLGVIGLGIPAIILGMLVLVRKKPGQSLALAGVLVGALGTIALVAVISSAAATRRAQQALEKEEIEMAEVSVYTAAVNRQLAQLEIEAQKLEASLGELGEEHVNPVFAHIDEIRADLYELQQAEDDESVNEIRSRIRTRLAQVRATLDGH comes from the coding sequence GTGGTTCCTGACCCACTGGCAGGACGACGGGCAGGCGCTGCCGGTAAGGGGCTGGCAATCGCCAGCCTGGTACTGGGAGTGATTGGCCTCGGCATACCGGCAATAATCCTCGGTATGCTAGTCTTGGTCCGAAAGAAGCCAGGCCAGAGCTTAGCTCTGGCTGGCGTCTTGGTGGGTGCGCTGGGCACAATTGCGCTCGTTGCGGTAATCTCATCGGCTGCGGCCACAAGACGTGCCCAGCAGGCACTGGAAAAGGAAGAGATTGAAATGGCCGAGGTATCGGTGTACACGGCTGCAGTCAACCGGCAGCTGGCACAACTAGAAATTGAGGCGCAGAAGCTTGAGGCCTCGCTCGGTGAGCTTGGCGAGGAGCATGTGAATCCAGTGTTTGCGCATATTGATGAAATCCGGGCTGACCTTTATGAACTTCAGCAGGCCGAGGACGACGAATCGGTTAACGAAATCCGAAGTCGCATCCGAACCAGACTCGCACAGGTTAGGGCTACACTCGACGGCCACTAG